Proteins encoded by one window of Streptacidiphilus sp. PB12-B1b:
- a CDS encoding protein meaA produces MAERDRPWLMRTYAGHSSATASNALYRKNLAKGQTGLSVAFDLPTQTGYDPDHVLAKGEVGRVGVPVSHLGDMRALFDGIPLERTNTSMTINATAMWLLAMYQVVAEEQGADIAKLTGTTQNDIVKEYLSRGTHVFPPGPSIRLTTDMIAYTVANIPKWNPINICSYHLQEAGATPVQELAYAMCTAIAVLDAVRDSGQVAPERMGEVVARISFFVNAGVRFVEEMCKLRAFGRIWEQVTRERYGIADPKQRRFRYGVQVNSLGLTEAQPENNVQRIVLEMLAVTLSKDARARAVQLPAWNEALGLPRPWDQQWSLRIQQVLAYESDLLEYGDLFDGSHVVEAKVAELVAGAGAEIEKVLGMGGVVPAVETGYLKAALVGSHAERRARIESGEDKVVGVNCFETTEPSPLTADLDTAIMQVDPDSERAVAEAFAQWTAGRDEAAAQAALAELKRQAATDANLVPVTLECVRAGVTTGEWSFALREVFGEYRAPTGVGGAPITGAVGGDSGSELLAVREAVAATAEELGAGKLRLLVGKPGLDGHSNGAEQIAVRARDAGFEVVYQGIRLTPEQITAAAVAEDVHCVGLSILSGAHAELVPDVLRRLRRAGVEDVPVIVGGIIPAADEQALLAGGVAAVFTPKDFGITTIIGRIVDEIRLANKLEPWKGRVPVAP; encoded by the coding sequence ATGGCTGAGCGAGACCGCCCCTGGCTGATGCGGACCTACGCCGGACACTCGTCGGCGACCGCGTCCAACGCGCTCTACCGGAAGAACCTGGCCAAGGGCCAGACCGGTCTCTCCGTCGCCTTCGACCTGCCGACGCAGACCGGCTACGACCCCGACCACGTCCTGGCCAAGGGCGAGGTCGGCCGGGTCGGCGTCCCGGTGAGCCACCTGGGCGACATGCGGGCGCTGTTCGACGGCATCCCGCTGGAGCGCACCAACACCTCCATGACGATCAACGCCACGGCCATGTGGCTGCTGGCGATGTACCAGGTCGTCGCGGAGGAGCAGGGGGCGGACATCGCCAAGCTCACCGGCACCACCCAGAACGACATCGTCAAGGAGTACCTGTCGCGCGGGACGCACGTCTTCCCGCCCGGCCCCAGCATCCGGCTGACCACCGACATGATCGCCTACACGGTGGCGAACATCCCCAAGTGGAACCCGATCAACATCTGCAGCTACCACCTGCAGGAGGCCGGGGCCACCCCGGTGCAGGAGCTGGCCTACGCCATGTGCACCGCGATCGCGGTGCTGGACGCGGTCCGCGACAGCGGCCAGGTGGCCCCGGAGCGGATGGGCGAGGTGGTCGCCCGGATCTCCTTCTTCGTCAACGCCGGGGTGCGCTTCGTCGAGGAGATGTGCAAGCTCCGTGCCTTCGGCCGGATCTGGGAGCAGGTCACCCGCGAGCGCTACGGCATCGCCGACCCCAAGCAGCGCCGGTTCCGCTACGGCGTGCAGGTCAACTCGCTCGGCCTGACCGAGGCGCAGCCGGAGAACAACGTCCAGCGGATCGTGCTGGAGATGCTGGCAGTGACCCTCTCCAAGGACGCCCGGGCCCGCGCCGTGCAGCTGCCCGCCTGGAACGAGGCGCTGGGCCTGCCCCGGCCCTGGGACCAGCAGTGGTCGCTGCGCATCCAGCAGGTGCTGGCGTACGAGTCGGACCTGCTGGAGTACGGGGACCTGTTCGACGGCAGCCATGTGGTCGAGGCCAAGGTCGCCGAGCTGGTGGCCGGGGCCGGGGCGGAGATCGAGAAGGTGCTGGGCATGGGCGGGGTGGTCCCGGCCGTCGAGACCGGCTACCTGAAGGCCGCGCTGGTCGGCTCGCACGCCGAGCGCCGGGCCCGGATCGAGTCCGGCGAGGACAAGGTGGTCGGCGTCAACTGCTTCGAGACCACCGAGCCCAGCCCGCTCACCGCCGATTTGGACACCGCCATCATGCAGGTCGACCCGGACTCGGAGCGGGCCGTCGCCGAGGCGTTCGCGCAGTGGACCGCCGGGCGCGACGAGGCGGCCGCGCAGGCCGCCCTGGCCGAGCTGAAGCGGCAGGCCGCCACCGACGCCAACCTGGTCCCGGTGACGCTGGAGTGCGTCCGGGCCGGGGTCACCACCGGCGAGTGGTCCTTCGCGCTGCGCGAGGTCTTCGGCGAGTACCGCGCCCCCACCGGCGTCGGCGGCGCGCCGATCACCGGCGCCGTGGGCGGCGACAGCGGCTCGGAGCTGCTGGCCGTCCGCGAGGCCGTGGCCGCCACCGCCGAGGAGCTGGGCGCCGGCAAGCTGCGGCTGCTGGTCGGCAAGCCCGGTCTGGACGGGCACTCCAACGGCGCCGAGCAGATCGCGGTGCGCGCCCGCGACGCCGGCTTCGAGGTGGTCTACCAGGGCATCCGGCTGACCCCGGAGCAGATCACGGCGGCGGCCGTGGCCGAGGACGTCCACTGCGTGGGCCTGTCGATCCTCTCCGGCGCGCACGCCGAGCTGGTCCCGGACGTGCTGCGGCGGCTGCGCCGGGCCGGGGTGGAGGACGTCCCGGTGATCGTCGGCGGGATCATCCCGGCCGCCGACGAGCAGGCGCTGCTGGCCGGGGGCGTCGCGGCGGTGTTCACGCCCAAGGACTTCGGGATCACCACCATCATCGGCCGGATCGTCGACGAGATCCGGCTCGCCAACAAGCTGGAGCCCTGGAAGGGCCGCGTGCCGGTCGCCCCCTAG
- a CDS encoding SRPBCC family protein — protein sequence MGQVYAVSERVVDASPEQVFAALADYEKTRPGLLPSQYSDYEVRAGGQGAGTVVHWRLQATEKRVRDCLLTVTEPSPGRLVETDANSTMVITWTVTPAGEGRSKAVVETTWTGASGIGGFFERTFAPKGLKRINDEVLERLATAVTGNTAG from the coding sequence ATGGGCCAGGTTTACGCGGTCAGCGAGCGAGTGGTGGACGCCTCGCCGGAGCAGGTCTTCGCGGCCTTGGCCGACTACGAGAAGACCCGCCCGGGCCTGCTGCCCTCGCAGTACAGCGACTACGAGGTCCGCGCGGGCGGTCAGGGCGCCGGGACGGTCGTGCACTGGCGGCTGCAGGCGACCGAGAAGCGGGTCCGGGACTGCCTGCTGACCGTCACCGAGCCCTCGCCCGGCCGGCTGGTGGAGACCGACGCCAACTCCACCATGGTGATCACCTGGACGGTCACCCCGGCCGGCGAGGGCCGCTCCAAGGCCGTGGTGGAGACCACCTGGACCGGCGCCTCCGGCATCGGCGGCTTCTTCGAGCGGACGTTCGCCCCCAAGGGCCTGAAGCGGATCAACGACGAGGTGCTGGAGCGGCTGGCCACGGCCGTCACCGGGAACACCGCCGGCTGA
- a CDS encoding 3-hydroxyacyl-CoA dehydrogenase family protein has protein sequence MTEHTPLPFPVVAVVGLGTMGAGIAEITARSGRRVIGVELDRAAAEAARSRIEESTAHSVERGRITPDERADLLGRLTFTHELAAAAEAQLVIEEVPEVLELKRELFAELDRLCPAETVLATGTTALSVTRIAAATQRPERVIGLHFFNPAPVMQLVEVVRTVLTSAGAAEEAAEFARSLGKSPVAAGDRPGFIVNGLLFAYLNQAAAMFESRYATREDIDAAMRLGCGLPMGPLALLDLIGIDTARTVLEAMYAQSHDRLHAPAPILGQLAAAGLLGRKTGRGFYSYAAPGSAQVVAEPEHAGAGRPAGREVRSVGVCGSGTMATGIAEVFAKAGYPVLLVARSQEKADRARAALAASLDRMVAKGRLDAADRDAALARVTASGSLEDLAPADLVLEAVAEDLAVKRELFAALDKICRPGAVLATTTSSLPVVQCAMATSRPQDVVGMHFFNPAPAMRLVEVVSTVLTAEDVTATVLELCARVRKHPVECGDRAGFIVNALLFPYLNDAVRMIEEHYASVDDVDTAMRLGCGYPMGPFALLDVVGLDVSLTIEKVLHAEFREPGLAPAPLLEHLVAAGCLGRKSGRGFRDHARK, from the coding sequence ATGACTGAGCACACCCCTCTGCCCTTCCCGGTCGTCGCCGTCGTCGGCCTGGGCACCATGGGCGCCGGGATCGCCGAGATCACCGCGCGCAGCGGCCGCCGGGTGATCGGCGTCGAGCTGGACCGGGCCGCCGCCGAGGCCGCGCGGTCGCGGATCGAGGAGTCCACCGCGCACTCCGTGGAGCGCGGCCGGATCACCCCGGACGAGCGCGCCGACCTGCTCGGGCGGCTCACCTTCACGCACGAGCTGGCCGCGGCCGCCGAGGCGCAGCTGGTGATCGAGGAGGTCCCGGAGGTGCTGGAGCTGAAGCGCGAGCTGTTCGCCGAGCTGGACCGGCTGTGCCCGGCGGAGACCGTGCTGGCGACCGGGACGACCGCGCTGTCGGTGACCCGGATCGCGGCTGCCACCCAGCGCCCGGAGCGCGTGATCGGGCTGCACTTCTTCAACCCGGCGCCGGTGATGCAGCTGGTGGAGGTGGTGCGGACGGTGCTGACCAGCGCCGGGGCGGCCGAGGAGGCGGCGGAGTTCGCCCGCAGCCTGGGCAAGTCGCCGGTGGCGGCGGGTGACCGTCCGGGCTTCATCGTGAACGGGCTGCTGTTCGCCTACCTGAACCAGGCGGCGGCCATGTTCGAGTCCCGGTACGCCACCCGGGAGGACATCGACGCGGCCATGCGGCTGGGCTGCGGCCTGCCGATGGGCCCGCTGGCGCTGCTGGACCTGATCGGCATCGACACCGCGCGGACGGTGCTGGAGGCCATGTACGCGCAGTCGCACGACCGGCTGCACGCGCCCGCGCCGATCCTGGGCCAGCTGGCGGCGGCCGGGCTGCTGGGGCGCAAGACCGGGCGCGGCTTCTACAGCTACGCCGCCCCCGGCTCCGCCCAGGTGGTGGCCGAACCGGAGCACGCGGGCGCGGGCCGTCCGGCCGGGCGCGAGGTGCGCAGCGTGGGCGTGTGCGGCTCGGGGACGATGGCCACCGGCATCGCCGAGGTGTTCGCCAAGGCCGGCTACCCGGTGCTGCTGGTGGCCCGCAGCCAGGAGAAGGCGGACCGGGCCAGGGCCGCCCTGGCGGCGTCGCTGGACCGGATGGTGGCCAAGGGCCGGCTGGACGCGGCGGACCGGGACGCGGCGCTGGCGCGGGTCACCGCCTCCGGCTCGCTGGAGGACCTGGCCCCGGCCGACCTGGTGCTGGAGGCGGTCGCCGAGGACCTGGCGGTCAAGCGGGAGCTGTTCGCGGCGCTGGACAAGATCTGCCGGCCGGGCGCGGTGCTGGCGACGACCACCTCCAGCCTGCCGGTGGTCCAGTGCGCCATGGCGACCTCCCGCCCGCAGGACGTGGTCGGCATGCACTTCTTCAACCCGGCCCCGGCGATGCGGCTGGTCGAGGTGGTCAGCACGGTGCTGACCGCCGAGGACGTCACCGCGACCGTGCTGGAGCTGTGCGCGCGGGTGCGCAAGCACCCGGTGGAGTGCGGCGACCGGGCCGGCTTCATCGTGAACGCCCTGCTGTTCCCGTACCTGAACGACGCGGTGCGCATGATCGAGGAGCACTACGCCTCGGTGGACGACGTGGACACCGCCATGCGGCTGGGCTGCGGCTACCCCATGGGCCCGTTCGCGCTGCTGGACGTGGTCGGCCTGGACGTCTCGCTGACCATCGAGAAGGTGCTGCACGCCGAGTTCCGCGAGCCCGGCCTGGCCCCGGCGCCGCTGCTGGAGCACCTGGTGGCCGCCGGGTGCCTCGGGCGCAAGTCCGGCCGGGGCTTCCGCGACCACGCACGCAAGTGA
- a CDS encoding NUDIX hydrolase encodes MDAMSAPGTSQPLNADELLDIVDAQDRVVGQASRGEATARRLRHRCVFVLARDADDRIFVHRRTPEKLVFPSLYDMFVGGVVGAGESYDDAARREAEEELGVHGLSPAPLFRFLYESAEHTWWSAVYEARTPAAVEPQAEEVAWHSFLTEAELADRLDAWPWVPDGLAAWQRLTLWRSAPGRA; translated from the coding sequence ATGGACGCCATGAGCGCACCGGGGACCTCCCAGCCGCTGAACGCGGATGAACTGCTCGACATCGTCGACGCCCAGGACCGCGTCGTCGGCCAGGCGTCCCGGGGCGAGGCCACCGCCCGCCGGCTCCGGCACCGCTGCGTCTTCGTCCTCGCCCGCGACGCCGACGACCGGATCTTCGTCCACCGCCGGACGCCGGAGAAGCTGGTCTTCCCCTCGCTGTACGACATGTTCGTGGGCGGGGTGGTCGGCGCGGGCGAGTCCTACGACGACGCCGCCAGGCGCGAGGCCGAGGAGGAGCTGGGCGTCCACGGCCTCTCCCCCGCGCCGCTGTTCCGCTTCCTGTACGAGTCGGCCGAGCACACCTGGTGGTCCGCGGTGTACGAGGCCCGCACCCCGGCCGCGGTCGAGCCGCAGGCCGAGGAGGTGGCCTGGCACTCCTTCCTGACCGAGGCGGAGCTGGCCGACCGGCTCGACGCGTGGCCCTGGGTGCCGGACGGCCTGGCCGCCTGGCAGCGGCTCACCCTGTGGCGGTCCGCCCCCGGCCGGGCCTGA
- the ccrA gene encoding crotonyl-CoA carboxylase/reductase gives MKEILDAILNEDTSPADYAALKVPDSYRAVTLHKDEEQMFAGLDSRDKDPRQSLHLDEVAVPELGPGEALVAVMASAVNYNTVWSSIYEPVSTFGFLERYGRLSPESARHNLPYHVLGSDLAGVVLRTGPGVHAWKPGDEVVAHCLSVELESADGHNDTMLDPEQRIWGFETNFGGLAELALVKSNQLMPKPAHLTWEEAASPGLVNSTAYRQLVSRNGAGMKQGDNVLIWGASGGLGSYATQYALAGGATPICVVSNDAKADICRAMGAEAIIDRSAEGYKFWKDENNQDPREWKRLGAKIRELTGGEDVDIVFEHPGRETFGASVYVTRKGGTIVTCASTSGYMHQYDNRYLWMSLKRIVGSHFANYREAWEANRLIAKGKIHPTLSRTYSLEQTGQAALDVHHNKHQGKVGVLCLSPQEGLGVRDPELRAKHLPAINRFRGE, from the coding sequence ATGAAGGAAATCCTCGACGCGATCCTCAACGAGGACACCAGCCCGGCCGACTATGCCGCGCTGAAGGTCCCCGACTCCTACCGGGCGGTCACGCTCCACAAGGACGAGGAGCAGATGTTCGCCGGCCTGGACAGCCGCGACAAGGACCCGCGCCAGTCCCTGCACCTCGACGAGGTCGCCGTGCCCGAGCTGGGCCCCGGCGAGGCCCTGGTCGCGGTCATGGCCAGTGCCGTGAACTACAACACCGTGTGGAGCTCGATCTACGAGCCGGTCTCCACCTTCGGCTTCCTGGAGCGCTACGGGCGGCTGTCGCCGGAGAGCGCGCGGCACAACCTGCCGTACCACGTGCTCGGCTCGGACCTGGCCGGCGTGGTGCTGCGCACCGGCCCCGGCGTGCACGCCTGGAAGCCCGGCGACGAGGTCGTCGCGCACTGCCTGAGCGTGGAGCTGGAGAGCGCGGACGGCCACAACGACACCATGCTCGACCCGGAGCAGCGGATCTGGGGCTTCGAGACCAACTTCGGCGGCCTGGCCGAGCTGGCCCTGGTCAAGTCCAACCAGCTGATGCCCAAGCCGGCCCACCTGACCTGGGAGGAGGCCGCGTCGCCGGGCCTGGTCAACTCCACCGCCTACCGGCAGCTGGTCAGCCGCAACGGCGCGGGCATGAAGCAGGGCGACAACGTGCTGATCTGGGGCGCCAGCGGCGGCCTGGGCTCGTACGCCACCCAGTACGCGCTGGCCGGCGGCGCCACGCCGATCTGCGTGGTCTCCAACGACGCCAAGGCCGACATCTGCCGGGCCATGGGCGCCGAGGCGATCATCGACCGCAGCGCCGAGGGGTACAAGTTCTGGAAGGACGAGAACAACCAGGACCCGCGCGAGTGGAAGCGCCTGGGCGCGAAGATCCGCGAGCTGACCGGAGGCGAGGACGTGGACATCGTCTTCGAGCACCCGGGCCGGGAGACCTTCGGCGCCAGCGTCTACGTGACGCGCAAGGGCGGCACCATCGTCACCTGCGCCTCCACCAGCGGGTACATGCACCAGTACGACAACCGCTACCTGTGGATGTCGCTGAAGCGGATCGTCGGCTCGCACTTCGCCAACTACCGCGAGGCGTGGGAGGCCAACCGCCTGATCGCCAAGGGCAAGATCCACCCGACGCTGTCGCGGACGTACAGCCTGGAGCAGACCGGGCAGGCGGCGCTGGACGTCCACCACAACAAGCACCAGGGCAAGGTCGGCGTGCTCTGCCTCTCCCCGCAGGAGGGCCTCGGGGTCCGCGACCCGGAGCTGCGCGCCAAGCACCTGCCTGCCATCAATCGATTCCGAGGCGAGTGA
- a CDS encoding CoA ester lyase has protein sequence MTVNRLRPRRSCLAVPGSNPRFLEKAQGLAADQVFLDLEDACAPLAKEGARHTVVDALNTGDWTGKTRVVRVNDWTTHWTYRDVVTVVEGAGQNLDCIMLPKVQDAQQVVALDLLLTQIEKTMGFEVGRIGIEAQIENARGLVNVDAIAGASPRMETIVFGPADFMASINMKSLVVGEQPPGYGADAYHYILMRILMAARMHDLQAIDGPYLQIRNVDGYREVARRSAALGFDGKWVLHPGQVEAANEVYSPTQEDYDHAELILDAYDWCTSEAGGKKGSAMLGDEMIDEASRKMALVVAGKGRNAGMQRTTKFEIPEA, from the coding sequence ATGACTGTCAATCGCCTGCGCCCCCGCCGCTCGTGCCTGGCCGTCCCCGGAAGCAATCCGCGCTTCCTGGAGAAGGCCCAGGGGCTGGCCGCCGACCAGGTCTTCCTGGACCTGGAGGACGCCTGCGCGCCGCTCGCCAAGGAGGGCGCCCGCCACACCGTCGTGGACGCGCTCAACACCGGCGACTGGACCGGCAAGACCCGTGTGGTGCGGGTCAACGACTGGACCACGCACTGGACCTACCGCGACGTGGTGACCGTGGTGGAGGGCGCCGGGCAGAACCTGGACTGCATCATGCTGCCCAAGGTCCAGGACGCGCAGCAGGTCGTCGCGCTGGACCTGCTGCTCACCCAGATCGAGAAGACCATGGGCTTCGAGGTCGGCCGGATCGGCATCGAGGCGCAGATCGAGAACGCCAGGGGCCTGGTCAACGTGGACGCCATCGCCGGGGCCTCGCCGCGGATGGAGACCATCGTCTTCGGCCCGGCCGACTTCATGGCCTCCATCAACATGAAGTCCCTGGTGGTCGGCGAGCAGCCGCCGGGCTACGGCGCCGACGCCTACCACTACATCCTGATGCGCATCCTGATGGCCGCCCGCATGCACGACCTGCAGGCCATCGACGGCCCCTACCTGCAGATCCGCAACGTCGACGGCTACCGCGAGGTCGCCCGGCGCTCGGCGGCGCTGGGCTTCGACGGCAAGTGGGTGCTGCACCCCGGCCAGGTGGAGGCGGCCAACGAGGTCTACTCCCCCACCCAGGAGGACTACGACCACGCCGAGCTGATCCTGGACGCCTACGACTGGTGCACCTCGGAGGCCGGCGGCAAGAAGGGCTCGGCGATGCTCGGCGACGAGATGATCGACGAGGCCAGCCGCAAGATGGCGCTGGTGGTCGCGGGCAAGGGCCGCAACGCGGGCATGCAGCGCACCACCAAGTTCGAGATCCCGGAGGCCTGA
- a CDS encoding TetR family transcriptional regulator, translating to MDGEEPQQPGTAAAGAGRRVTAQRQQMRQDLAAAAMELFANQGYEETTVDQIAAAAGVARRTFFRYFRSKEEAIFPDHDDTLVRVADLLAGADPAEHPLDVVCRGIKEVLRMYAATPGVSVARYRLIRQVPTLREREIAVVARYERLFTRYLLGRFDTAGQASGGWERGVGDDAMLAEVSAAAVVAAHNHVLRRWLRSGGNGEVEPQLDHAFEVIKRTFWGNAPARPEDRAGARVVAPSAMSGSAETLGSAVESAVSATPAGEVLITVARTDAPLDEVLQSIRTALGVPSGAP from the coding sequence ATGGATGGGGAAGAACCGCAGCAGCCGGGCACCGCCGCCGCGGGCGCCGGTCGCCGGGTGACAGCGCAGCGCCAGCAGATGCGCCAGGACCTGGCGGCGGCGGCGATGGAGCTGTTTGCGAACCAGGGGTACGAGGAGACCACGGTCGACCAGATCGCGGCGGCGGCGGGCGTCGCCCGGCGCACCTTCTTCCGGTACTTCCGGTCCAAGGAGGAGGCGATCTTCCCGGACCACGACGACACCCTGGTCCGGGTGGCCGACCTGCTGGCCGGGGCGGATCCGGCCGAGCACCCGCTGGACGTGGTGTGCCGGGGCATCAAGGAGGTGCTGCGGATGTACGCGGCCACTCCCGGGGTCTCGGTGGCGCGCTACCGGCTGATCCGGCAGGTGCCGACGCTGCGCGAGCGGGAGATCGCGGTGGTGGCCCGCTACGAGCGGCTGTTCACCCGCTACCTGCTGGGCCGCTTCGACACCGCCGGGCAGGCGTCCGGCGGCTGGGAGCGGGGCGTCGGCGACGACGCGATGCTGGCGGAGGTGTCGGCGGCGGCGGTGGTCGCGGCCCACAACCACGTGCTGCGGCGCTGGCTGCGCTCGGGCGGCAACGGCGAGGTGGAGCCGCAGCTGGACCACGCCTTCGAGGTCATCAAGCGGACCTTCTGGGGCAATGCCCCGGCCAGACCGGAGGACCGGGCCGGGGCACGCGTGGTGGCACCCAGTGCCATGAGCGGCTCGGCAGAGACCCTGGGCAGCGCGGTGGAGAGCGCAGTCAGTGCGACACCGGCGGGCGAGGTGCTGATCACCGTCGCCCGAACGGACGCACCTCTGGACGAGGTGCTGCAGAGCATCCGCACCGCCCTGGGCGTCCCCAGCGGGGCTCCGTAG
- a CDS encoding MFS transporter encodes MSVIEAARTAPVQQSDTPAGHSHAPRGPEAGPAGGGDRSELSTRQTRLVFAGLMMALLLAALDQTIVATALPRIVGDLNGLEHMSWVVTAYLLAATVGLPVYGKLGDLLGRKSVFQFAIGVFLVGSALSGWAHSMDELIAFRAVQGIGGGGLMIGVQAIIGDLVPPRQRGRFMGLISAVFGLASVAGPLLGGWLTDGPGWRWCFYVNLPLGLAAFVVIGLVLRSPRRARGEGGARPRLDVLGALLLAVVGVCLVLATSWGGSQYAWGSPVILGLLGGTVAALLLFVLAEWRAAEPVIPLHLFRDSVFTVSGAISLVVGVALFGAASYLPSFLQMVDGASAMGSGLRMLPMMGGVVLASVASGQLISRTGRYRLYPLLGGALSTVGMVLLGRLTAHTSYLWQSVAMAVLGLGIGLVLPVLVLVVQNSVDRRDLGAATSANNYLRQIGGSVGAAVVGTLFNSRLAHQLAHRLPHTGALPAVDSLTPQLVRALPAPIRAAYVDSFAAALPRVFLYLAPVLALGFLFAFLLKETPLVTHAAPEPGAEAAAGLLTVEISDAPVPAPAATSPAQPHAAPHTSGHAAPHAQPSAGVPVAGAVLEPDRAPVPRAVLTLIDMDGRQVARTGSGSDGRWALAAPRSGNYVLIAAAPGHQPHAVTVTVGGRPVDLDVVLGGTGRLSGAVRSAEGAPVAGAAVTLTDARGEVVATAHADTDGAYHFRDLVCGRYTLAVSARAYRPAAIAVEVAASGETRQDVAMAGSGTLRGTVRTVGGHAVAEARVTLLDSAGTVVAAVTTGADGHFRFTDLEPGEYTVMASGYPPVATALRIEDGHTERDLHLSHRLDD; translated from the coding sequence ATGTCCGTGATCGAGGCGGCCCGAACGGCCCCGGTACAGCAGAGCGATACCCCCGCCGGCCACAGCCACGCCCCCCGGGGCCCGGAGGCCGGTCCGGCCGGCGGCGGTGACCGATCGGAACTGAGCACCCGTCAGACCCGGCTGGTCTTCGCCGGGTTGATGATGGCGCTGCTGCTCGCCGCCCTGGACCAGACCATCGTGGCCACCGCCCTGCCGCGGATCGTCGGCGACCTCAACGGACTCGAGCACATGTCCTGGGTGGTCACCGCCTACCTGCTGGCGGCCACCGTGGGCCTGCCGGTCTACGGCAAGCTCGGCGACCTGCTCGGCCGCAAGTCGGTGTTCCAGTTCGCCATCGGCGTCTTCCTGGTGGGCTCCGCGCTCTCCGGATGGGCGCACAGCATGGACGAGTTGATCGCCTTCCGGGCCGTGCAGGGCATCGGCGGCGGCGGGTTGATGATCGGCGTCCAGGCCATCATCGGCGACCTGGTCCCGCCCCGGCAGCGCGGCCGGTTCATGGGCCTGATCAGCGCGGTCTTCGGGCTGGCCTCGGTGGCCGGGCCGCTGCTGGGCGGCTGGCTCACCGACGGCCCCGGCTGGCGCTGGTGCTTCTACGTCAACCTGCCGCTGGGGCTGGCCGCCTTCGTGGTCATCGGCCTGGTGCTGAGGTCGCCGCGGCGGGCCCGCGGCGAGGGCGGGGCCCGCCCCCGGCTGGACGTCCTGGGCGCGCTGCTGCTGGCGGTGGTCGGCGTCTGCCTGGTGCTGGCCACCAGTTGGGGCGGCAGCCAGTACGCCTGGGGCTCGCCGGTGATCCTCGGCCTGCTCGGCGGCACGGTCGCCGCGCTGCTGCTGTTCGTGCTCGCCGAGTGGCGCGCCGCCGAGCCGGTGATCCCGCTGCACCTGTTCCGCGACAGCGTGTTCACCGTCTCCGGCGCGATCAGCCTGGTGGTCGGGGTGGCGCTGTTCGGCGCGGCCAGCTACCTGCCCAGCTTCCTGCAGATGGTGGACGGGGCCAGCGCCATGGGCTCCGGGCTGCGGATGCTGCCGATGATGGGCGGGGTGGTGCTGGCCTCGGTCGCCTCCGGCCAGCTGATCAGCCGCACCGGCCGGTACCGGCTGTACCCGCTGCTGGGCGGCGCGCTGTCGACGGTCGGCATGGTGCTGCTCGGCCGGCTGACCGCGCACACCTCGTACCTGTGGCAGAGCGTGGCCATGGCGGTGCTCGGGCTGGGCATCGGCCTGGTGCTGCCGGTGCTGGTGCTGGTGGTGCAGAACTCGGTGGACCGGCGCGACCTGGGCGCGGCCACCTCCGCCAACAACTACCTGCGGCAGATCGGCGGTTCGGTCGGCGCGGCGGTCGTCGGCACGCTGTTCAACTCCCGGCTCGCGCACCAGCTGGCGCACCGGCTGCCGCACACCGGCGCCCTTCCGGCGGTCGACTCGCTCACCCCGCAGCTGGTCCGCGCCCTGCCCGCGCCGATCCGGGCGGCGTACGTCGACTCCTTCGCTGCCGCGCTGCCGCGCGTGTTCCTCTACCTGGCGCCGGTCCTGGCGCTGGGCTTCCTGTTCGCCTTCCTGCTCAAGGAGACACCCTTGGTCACCCACGCGGCCCCCGAGCCCGGCGCCGAAGCAGCCGCCGGCCTGCTGACCGTCGAGATCTCCGACGCGCCGGTCCCCGCCCCGGCCGCGACGTCCCCGGCCCAGCCGCACGCCGCGCCGCACACCTCCGGGCACGCCGCGCCGCACGCCCAGCCGTCGGCCGGGGTGCCGGTCGCCGGGGCGGTGCTGGAGCCCGACCGCGCACCGGTGCCCCGGGCCGTGCTCACCCTGATCGACATGGACGGCCGCCAGGTCGCCCGCACCGGCAGCGGCTCCGACGGGCGCTGGGCCCTGGCCGCGCCCAGGAGCGGCAACTACGTGCTGATCGCGGCGGCCCCCGGCCACCAGCCGCACGCGGTGACGGTCACCGTCGGCGGCCGGCCGGTCGACCTGGACGTGGTGCTCGGCGGCACCGGCCGGCTCAGCGGCGCGGTCCGCAGCGCCGAGGGCGCCCCGGTCGCCGGGGCCGCGGTGACCCTGACCGACGCCCGGGGCGAGGTGGTCGCCACCGCGCACGCCGACACGGACGGCGCGTACCACTTCCGCGACCTGGTCTGCGGCCGCTACACCCTGGCCGTCAGTGCCCGGGCCTACCGCCCGGCGGCGATCGCGGTGGAGGTGGCGGCCAGCGGCGAGACCCGCCAGGACGTGGCGATGGCGGGCAGCGGCACGCTGCGCGGCACCGTCCGCACCGTCGGCGGCCACGCCGTCGCCGAGGCCCGGGTGACCCTGCTGGATTCGGCCGGGACGGTCGTCGCCGCGGTCACCACCGGCGCCGACGGGCACTTCCGCTTCACCGACCTGGAGCCGGGCGAGTACACGGTGATGGCCAGCGGCTACCCGCCGGTCGCCACCGCCCTGCGGATCGAGGACGGCCACACCGAGCGCGACCTGCACCTCTCGCACCGCCTGGACGACTAG